One Ignavibacterium album JCM 16511 genomic region harbors:
- a CDS encoding ectonucleotide pyrophosphatase/phosphodiesterase gives MKSIINSIKLIFLLTFILSCNLFSQNIPYTILISFDGFRWDYTSRGITPNFDYIEKHGVKALSLKPSFPSITFPNHISIVTGMYPQNHGVIANTMFDPVTNKIYSLRDTSEVRNAYWYKGEMIWETARRQGVISASYFWPGSEMNIEYRRPTYYEKYEHNRDYVERINGVINWLKLPYNKRPKFITLYYDLTDSEGHKYGPNSPQVNAAIAKLDSLIGILFNKLDEIKLRDSVNVIIVSDHGMTEISKNRYVNVEEIASCSSCKFFNRGAVMNIFIKNKSEIDEVFSKLKQNENHYRVYKPENIPTNFHFNNNHLIGDLFILAEPGWSVGTSKDKDKMDDYNGGNHGFDNSFIDMHGIFYAIGPSFKVNYKTGTIENINIYPLLCRILNIIPKQNIDGKLENISFILKEKEKQP, from the coding sequence ATGAAATCAATAATCAACAGTATTAAGCTGATTTTTCTGTTAACTTTCATTTTATCCTGCAATTTGTTCTCGCAGAATATTCCCTATACAATTCTGATTTCTTTCGATGGATTCAGATGGGATTATACCAGCAGAGGAATAACTCCAAATTTTGATTACATAGAAAAACATGGTGTTAAAGCTCTTTCACTTAAACCATCTTTTCCTTCAATTACATTTCCAAATCACATTTCAATTGTTACTGGAATGTATCCTCAAAATCATGGAGTAATTGCAAATACAATGTTCGATCCTGTAACGAATAAAATATATTCACTTCGTGATACATCTGAAGTTCGAAATGCTTACTGGTACAAAGGTGAAATGATTTGGGAAACTGCCCGAAGACAAGGAGTAATTTCAGCAAGTTATTTCTGGCCTGGTTCGGAAATGAATATTGAATATCGTCGTCCAACCTATTATGAAAAATATGAACACAACAGAGATTATGTTGAGAGAATAAACGGAGTAATAAACTGGCTGAAACTTCCATACAATAAAAGACCTAAGTTTATAACTCTCTATTATGATTTGACTGACAGTGAAGGTCATAAATATGGTCCTAATTCTCCGCAGGTTAATGCGGCAATCGCAAAACTTGATTCTCTTATTGGAATCTTATTCAATAAGCTTGATGAGATTAAACTTCGCGATAGTGTTAATGTCATAATAGTTTCAGATCATGGAATGACTGAAATTTCAAAGAACAGATATGTAAATGTTGAAGAGATTGCTTCCTGCAGTAGCTGCAAGTTCTTTAATCGTGGAGCAGTTATGAATATATTCATAAAAAATAAAAGTGAAATTGATGAAGTTTTTAGTAAACTAAAACAAAATGAGAATCACTATCGTGTTTATAAACCTGAAAACATTCCGACTAATTTTCATTTCAACAATAATCACTTGATTGGAGATTTATTTATACTTGCTGAACCAGGCTGGTCGGTCGGAACTTCAAAAGATAAAGATAAAATGGATGATTACAATGGAGGCAATCACGGATTTGATAATTCATTCATTGACATGCACGGAATATTTTATGCTATCGGTCCTTCGTTCAAAGTAAATTATAAAACCGGAACAATAGAGAATATTAATATTTATCCTTTGCTTTGCAGAATTCTTAATATTATTCCAAAGCAAAACATTGATGGTAAACTTGAAAACATTTCATTCATCTTAAAGGAAAAGGAAAAACAGCCTTGA
- a CDS encoding alkaline phosphatase D family protein, with protein MNMLYLNRTFSILILKLILIFSITQNLTAQSLIQSGPMVGYSSMREVGLWIQTKSEAEVNIKFWSSKEPQKKFSTNTVKTEKNKAFTAKLIADNLEPGQIYNYEVYVNNKKISFNYELKFQTQKLWQWREDPPEFSFVTGSCFYVNEEQYDRPGKPYGSDYKIMLSIYNSKPDFMLWLGDNYYLREADWDSWSGILHRITHTRSLPELQPLLGSVHHYAIWDDHDFGPNNSNRGFWNKEKTLEAFKLFWVNPSYGIDGNKGITTFFEWADVDFFLMDDRYFRSPNELTDKNKPYLGDEQIQWLIDNLVTSNAPFKIIAIGGQVLNPVSGRGIETYEMFKKEKEMLLSLIEKNKIEGVIFLSGDRHHSEVSKLKRENSYPLYDITVSSLTAGVSPGKNENNPYRIGESIDQHNFAKITVRGPRKNRELECNFYDVDGKFIYQFRINENELKYQSEGK; from the coding sequence ATGAATATGTTATACCTTAATCGAACTTTTTCAATTCTCATATTAAAGCTCATCTTAATTTTTTCAATTACACAAAATTTAACAGCACAATCTCTAATCCAATCAGGTCCGATGGTTGGTTATTCGTCAATGCGCGAAGTTGGATTATGGATTCAAACTAAAAGTGAAGCAGAAGTAAACATCAAATTCTGGAGCTCAAAGGAACCACAAAAAAAATTTTCAACTAATACTGTTAAGACTGAAAAGAATAAAGCTTTCACAGCAAAACTAATTGCTGATAATCTTGAGCCCGGACAAATCTATAACTATGAAGTTTATGTTAATAACAAAAAAATCTCCTTCAATTATGAATTAAAATTTCAAACACAAAAACTTTGGCAATGGAGGGAAGATCCTCCTGAATTCAGCTTTGTTACAGGCAGCTGTTTTTATGTAAATGAAGAGCAATATGACAGACCCGGAAAACCTTATGGAAGTGATTATAAAATTATGCTGAGCATATATAATTCAAAACCAGATTTTATGCTATGGCTTGGAGATAATTATTATTTAAGAGAAGCCGATTGGGATTCGTGGTCGGGAATTCTTCATCGAATAACACACACTCGTTCGCTGCCGGAATTACAGCCACTTCTTGGTTCGGTTCATCATTATGCAATCTGGGATGATCACGATTTTGGTCCTAACAATAGCAACAGAGGATTCTGGAATAAAGAAAAAACACTTGAAGCATTCAAACTGTTTTGGGTAAATCCTTCTTATGGAATTGATGGTAATAAAGGTATTACAACTTTTTTTGAATGGGCTGATGTTGATTTCTTTCTGATGGATGACCGTTATTTTCGCTCACCGAATGAACTTACTGATAAAAACAAACCTTATCTGGGTGATGAACAAATCCAATGGTTAATTGATAATCTTGTTACGAGTAATGCACCCTTTAAGATTATCGCAATTGGTGGTCAGGTTTTGAATCCTGTTAGTGGAAGAGGAATTGAAACCTATGAAATGTTCAAAAAGGAAAAAGAAATGCTTTTGAGCTTAATTGAAAAAAATAAAATTGAAGGAGTAATTTTTCTCTCAGGTGACAGGCATCATTCTGAAGTTTCTAAACTGAAAAGAGAGAACTCATATCCGTTATATGATATTACAGTTTCATCATTGACTGCAGGAGTTTCACCGGGCAAAAATGAAAATAATCCTTACAGAATAGGAGAAAGCATTGACCAGCATAATTTTGCCAAAATCACTGTAAGAGGACCCAGAAAAAACAGGGAATTGGAATGTAATTTTTACGATGTGGATGGAAAATTTATTTATCAATTCAGAATTAACGAGAATGAGCTGAAATATCAATCTGAAGGAAAGTAA
- a CDS encoding M16 family metallopeptidase — protein sequence MSLFNLTYTKTKLKNGLEVILHKDSSLPLVAVNIWYKVGSANERKGKTGLAHLFEHMMFQGSENVPKEMHFKYIQEAGGILNGSTSFDRTNYYEKLPSNAIEIPLWLESDRMGFLLNALDEEKLENQKSVVINERLERYDNQPYGLSWEILVKNLFPKNHPYSWPTIGFKEDIESFNLEDVKNFFKSFYSPSNATLVVAGDITESETLQLIEKYFAEIPSYETPASPIAPDFQLNEKIFIEHKDNVQLPRLYLAFPTVKSYEPKDAELEILSDILSGSKNSRLNKRLVIDEMIAQDVTAFQFSGKFGGMFMIISTAKPGVEISDLKKKILEELSLISSNGISEKELTKTRNGIKSNFISAMQNLDNIADHLNHYNFYINEPNSFEWDLNRYMLIQTTDIKLVCNELLNKNYLELNIIPKEK from the coding sequence TTGAGTTTATTTAATCTTACTTATACAAAAACAAAACTTAAAAACGGACTTGAAGTAATTCTTCATAAAGATTCATCTCTTCCTCTTGTAGCAGTAAATATCTGGTACAAGGTCGGTTCTGCAAACGAAAGAAAAGGAAAGACCGGACTTGCGCATCTGTTTGAGCATATGATGTTTCAGGGTTCAGAAAATGTTCCGAAAGAGATGCATTTCAAATACATTCAGGAAGCAGGTGGAATACTGAATGGCTCAACAAGTTTTGATCGGACTAATTATTATGAGAAGCTTCCATCAAATGCAATTGAAATTCCGCTTTGGCTCGAAAGCGACAGAATGGGTTTTTTGTTAAATGCACTTGATGAAGAAAAACTTGAAAATCAAAAAAGTGTTGTAATAAATGAACGGCTTGAGCGATATGATAATCAACCATACGGACTTTCCTGGGAAATCTTAGTAAAAAATCTATTTCCGAAAAATCATCCTTATAGTTGGCCCACAATCGGATTTAAAGAAGATATCGAAAGTTTTAATCTTGAGGATGTGAAAAACTTTTTCAAATCGTTTTACTCACCATCAAATGCTACACTGGTAGTTGCTGGTGATATAACTGAATCGGAAACTCTGCAATTGATAGAAAAATATTTTGCTGAAATTCCATCTTATGAAACTCCGGCTTCGCCAATTGCACCTGACTTTCAGCTGAATGAGAAAATTTTCATTGAGCATAAAGATAATGTTCAGTTACCTAGATTATATCTCGCTTTTCCTACTGTGAAAAGTTACGAACCAAAAGATGCTGAGCTTGAAATACTAAGTGATATTCTGAGCGGCTCAAAAAATAGTCGTTTAAACAAAAGATTGGTTATTGATGAAATGATTGCTCAGGATGTTACTGCGTTTCAGTTTTCAGGAAAGTTTGGAGGAATGTTTATGATAATTTCAACAGCAAAACCGGGAGTTGAAATTTCAGATTTAAAAAAGAAAATTCTTGAAGAGCTTTCTTTAATCAGTTCAAATGGAATTTCTGAGAAGGAATTAACGAAAACACGAAATGGAATAAAATCAAATTTCATCTCAGCAATGCAAAATCTTGATAACATTGCTGATCATCTTAATCATTATAACTTTTACATTAATGAACCAAATTCATTTGAATGGGATTTAAATCGATATATGTTAATACAAACTACTGATATCAAATTAGTATGCAATGAACTTCTAAATAAAAATTATCTTGAATTAAATATCATTCCGAAAGAAAAATAA
- the truA gene encoding tRNA pseudouridine(38-40) synthase TruA translates to MNNYKLILQYDGSRYSGWQIQENSITIQQEIISAIKIILKEEVNLIGSGRTDSGVHALGQVANFRTEKEIDLYKFQFALNSILPNDISVTSVEKVHENFHSRFDAKKRTYIYLISQFKSPFYKNYSFFYPYKVELKKLNDLSNLFIGKKNYSSFCKRKSEVENKFCEVTEISWSNQFDLIVFKISADRFLHGMVRAIVGTLLKALKMEKPEEYIQEVFRSEDRDFAGEAVPAKGLFLYKVEY, encoded by the coding sequence ATGAACAATTATAAATTGATTTTGCAATACGATGGAAGCAGATATTCAGGATGGCAGATTCAGGAGAATTCGATAACAATTCAGCAGGAAATTATCAGCGCTATAAAAATTATTCTGAAAGAAGAAGTTAATCTGATTGGTTCAGGAAGAACTGATTCTGGAGTACACGCTTTGGGACAGGTAGCAAATTTCAGAACTGAAAAAGAAATTGATTTATATAAATTTCAGTTCGCTCTTAATTCAATATTGCCTAATGATATTTCAGTAACTTCAGTTGAGAAAGTTCACGAAAATTTTCATTCACGATTCGATGCAAAAAAAAGAACATATATTTATCTGATATCACAATTCAAATCACCGTTTTATAAAAATTATTCTTTCTTTTATCCATACAAAGTTGAATTAAAAAAACTAAATGATTTGAGTAATCTTTTTATAGGTAAGAAGAATTATTCTTCATTTTGTAAAAGGAAATCTGAAGTTGAAAATAAGTTTTGCGAAGTAACTGAAATTAGCTGGTCAAATCAGTTTGATCTTATTGTGTTCAAAATTTCTGCGGACAGATTTTTACACGGAATGGTCAGAGCGATTGTTGGAACATTGCTCAAAGCTTTAAAAATGGAAAAACCTGAAGAATATATTCAGGAAGTATTTAGATCAGAAGACAGAGACTTTGCCGGTGAAGCTGTTCCGGCAAAAGGTTTATTTCTTTACAAAGTGGAGTATTAA
- a CDS encoding MgtC/SapB family protein, with product MQTHTDSTSLFQNLLPKPEPLLESGDMFTILKGLAVVIFIGMLIGLEREYARNKDEKIFAGIRTFPLIGLYGFTSALISSITENWVYAIFFIGFAGLTIAAYYSSSKDGKVGGTSEVSSFIVFILGSLVYWGYILLPVVIAIIITMFLSLKIQLHSFVGKVNAADIYATLKLAIITLIVLPVLPDRTYGPFDVLNPRLIWYMVIFVSGISFIGYIFIKLLGKDKGIIVTSLLGGMVSSTALTYSLTKKSKIEEPLSFNYGLGVITASSMMFLRVLLIISILNVDLAVPLFLPMIIFAAAGVIASVIFYKKSTIIPQADIELKNPFELKSAFIFGIIFGITIFISKAAQVYFGDQGLYAASALAGFSSVDAITISISRLFNEIISLNVAMKAIVFSTISNTVIKMSISSFWGSNILKYVVWKGLGIMLMIQVIYLIILSFI from the coding sequence ATGCAGACACACACTGATTCAACATCGTTGTTTCAAAACTTACTCCCAAAACCTGAACCGCTTTTAGAGTCCGGCGATATGTTTACCATTCTCAAAGGTCTTGCTGTAGTAATCTTTATCGGAATGCTGATTGGACTTGAGCGAGAATATGCAAGAAATAAAGATGAAAAAATTTTTGCTGGTATCAGAACTTTTCCGTTAATCGGACTTTATGGTTTTACATCAGCACTTATATCTTCAATTACTGAAAACTGGGTTTATGCAATTTTCTTTATTGGATTTGCGGGACTTACAATTGCAGCATACTATTCATCTTCAAAAGATGGTAAAGTTGGTGGAACAAGTGAAGTCTCTTCCTTCATAGTTTTTATTCTTGGTTCACTTGTTTATTGGGGTTACATTCTTCTGCCCGTTGTGATTGCTATTATCATCACAATGTTTCTTTCACTTAAAATTCAGTTGCACTCATTCGTTGGAAAAGTTAACGCTGCAGATATTTATGCAACTTTAAAACTTGCTATCATAACTCTGATTGTGCTTCCTGTTCTTCCGGATAGAACTTATGGTCCTTTTGATGTACTTAATCCAAGGTTAATCTGGTATATGGTAATATTTGTAAGCGGAATAAGTTTTATCGGTTATATTTTTATCAAACTCTTAGGAAAAGATAAAGGAATAATTGTTACCAGTTTACTCGGTGGAATGGTCTCAAGCACTGCACTTACTTATTCACTAACCAAAAAAAGTAAAATTGAAGAACCACTTTCGTTCAATTACGGATTAGGAGTTATTACAGCATCCTCAATGATGTTCTTGAGAGTCTTGCTGATAATTTCAATTCTGAATGTTGATTTGGCAGTTCCTCTCTTCCTGCCGATGATTATTTTTGCTGCCGCTGGTGTAATTGCTTCAGTAATATTCTATAAAAAAAGTACTATCATTCCTCAGGCAGATATTGAATTGAAGAACCCTTTCGAACTTAAATCTGCATTTATCTTTGGAATTATTTTCGGGATAACAATATTTATCTCAAAAGCTGCTCAGGTTTATTTTGGAGATCAGGGATTATATGCTGCAAGCGCATTGGCTGGATTTTCAAGTGTTGATGCAATCACAATTTCAATCTCAAGATTATTCAATGAAATTATTTCACTTAATGTTGCAATGAAAGCAATTGTTTTTTCAACCATATCAAACACAGTGATTAAAATGTCTATCTCATCTTTCTGGGGAAGTAATATTCTGAAATATGTGGTATGGAAAGGTTTGGGTATTATGTTAATGATTCAGGTTATTTATTTAATTATTCTTTCTTTCATTTGA
- a CDS encoding SDR family NAD(P)-dependent oxidoreductase: MINLKSKVVLITGGSRGIGASCVKYFAIAGASVAFTYNSSKLQADKLVKRYSKLTRIKSYKVDVANPKEIQNCVEEVMNDFGHIDILINNAGIWKEGRIDKMSLAQWEETLRINLTSAFLFSFFVIPSMKKKRFGRIINISSTAGQRGEARYSHYAASKGGMISFTKSLAEELAEFNILVNSVAPGWVWTDMSIPALSDKKSFESEIKEIPLRKIAQPDDIAGPVLFLASDLAKHITGEVINVNGGSVMCG; the protein is encoded by the coding sequence ATGATTAATCTGAAATCCAAAGTTGTTTTGATTACAGGTGGCTCAAGAGGAATTGGTGCTTCCTGCGTAAAATATTTTGCAATTGCCGGTGCTTCGGTTGCATTCACTTACAACAGCAGCAAATTGCAAGCAGATAAACTTGTTAAAAGATATTCAAAACTCACGCGAATTAAATCCTACAAGGTTGATGTTGCAAATCCGAAAGAAATTCAGAACTGCGTTGAAGAAGTTATGAATGATTTCGGTCATATTGATATTCTTATCAACAATGCCGGCATTTGGAAAGAAGGCAGAATTGATAAAATGAGTTTGGCTCAGTGGGAAGAAACTTTAAGAATAAACCTGACTTCCGCTTTTCTGTTTTCATTTTTCGTTATCCCTTCAATGAAAAAGAAACGGTTCGGAAGAATAATAAACATATCTTCAACTGCAGGACAAAGAGGTGAAGCAAGATATTCGCACTATGCAGCTTCGAAAGGTGGAATGATATCATTCACCAAATCTCTGGCAGAAGAGTTAGCTGAGTTCAATATACTTGTTAATAGTGTTGCACCTGGTTGGGTTTGGACTGATATGTCAATTCCTGCTTTATCAGATAAAAAAAGTTTTGAGAGTGAGATAAAAGAAATTCCTTTAAGGAAAATTGCACAACCTGATGATATTGCTGGTCCTGTTTTATTTCTTGCATCAGATCTTGCCAAACACATAACCGGCGAAGTAATAAATGTAAACGGTGGTTCAGTGATGTGTGGTTAA
- a CDS encoding M16 family metallopeptidase, with protein MNSLRTKPEIKNELKFQLENISVKEYSNGLKIFYLQKEKLPLIRLNFIVEAGSKFDSLSIPGLARLTSAMIDEGAGGLSSLELSDEFDLLGTDFKISTDNDFIVLSLQSLSENIERSLKLLSLVITKPDFPESEFEREKKKLLVSILQLKDNPEAIADQVFDKVIFQNHYYSFPVSGYFDTVEKITLQDIKKFYTNSFKADKSFIAAAGNLSAEKFYQLIEKYFQNFTSSESTDVLSDKLITADKKVFVYDKPESVQTEIRIGYVSGKRSSKDFFRKHLLNTIFGGQFNSRLNSNLREQNGFTYGVSSQFSYLKDSGYFVISTSVNTDNTFAAVREILKELDNLKDGINSEELNFAKTSLTRKFPLNFETYRQLTSNLSSLAIQNLPIDYFNTYLTNLTSVSIEEVNAEALKLSQADMKIVLVGNRDSFANEFIKNGFELIDVDERGEIL; from the coding sequence ATGAATTCTTTACGAACAAAACCAGAAATTAAAAATGAACTGAAATTTCAACTTGAAAACATTTCTGTTAAAGAGTATTCAAACGGGTTGAAAATATTTTACCTGCAAAAAGAAAAACTTCCTTTAATCCGATTGAATTTTATTGTTGAAGCCGGAAGTAAATTCGATTCTCTGTCAATTCCAGGATTAGCCAGACTAACCTCAGCTATGATTGATGAAGGAGCAGGAGGTTTATCCTCACTTGAATTAAGTGATGAGTTTGATTTGCTTGGAACGGACTTTAAAATCTCAACTGATAATGATTTTATTGTTTTGTCTTTGCAATCGCTTTCAGAAAATATTGAAAGATCACTTAAGCTTTTGTCTCTGGTAATCACTAAACCTGATTTTCCTGAAAGTGAATTTGAAAGAGAGAAGAAAAAACTTCTTGTAAGTATTCTTCAACTGAAAGACAATCCGGAAGCTATCGCAGATCAGGTTTTTGATAAAGTAATTTTTCAAAATCATTATTACAGTTTTCCTGTAAGTGGTTATTTTGATACTGTCGAAAAGATTACACTTCAGGATATAAAAAAGTTTTATACAAATTCATTCAAAGCTGACAAATCATTTATTGCAGCTGCAGGCAATCTTTCTGCTGAAAAGTTTTATCAACTTATAGAAAAATATTTTCAGAATTTTACTTCGTCTGAATCAACTGATGTTTTATCTGATAAATTAATTACTGCAGATAAAAAAGTTTTTGTTTATGATAAACCTGAATCCGTGCAGACAGAAATAAGAATTGGTTATGTTTCGGGCAAAAGAAGTTCTAAAGATTTTTTCCGGAAGCACCTTCTCAACACAATTTTCGGTGGACAGTTTAACAGCCGGTTAAATTCAAACCTGCGTGAACAAAATGGTTTTACCTACGGCGTGAGCTCGCAGTTTTCCTATCTTAAAGATTCGGGTTATTTTGTAATCAGCACTTCTGTTAACACAGATAATACATTTGCAGCAGTCAGAGAAATATTAAAAGAACTTGATAATCTTAAAGATGGAATAAATTCAGAAGAACTGAATTTTGCAAAGACTTCATTAACGAGAAAGTTTCCCCTGAACTTTGAAACTTATCGTCAGTTAACATCTAATCTTTCTTCACTCGCAATACAAAATCTTCCGATAGATTACTTCAATACTTATCTTACTAATTTAACTTCAGTTTCAATTGAAGAAGTAAATGCTGAAGCACTAAAACTTTCGCAAGCAGATATGAAAATTGTTCTTGTTGGAAACAGAGATTCATTTGCAAATGAGTTTATTAAAAACGGATTTGAATTGATTGATGTTGATGAGAGAGGAGAAATTTTATAA
- a CDS encoding enoyl-CoA hydratase-related protein, whose amino-acid sequence MSYKNLLFDIKDKTALVTINRPDKLNALNHQTLTELKNVFEKLRNNDDVYSVILTGSGEKAFIAGADISELNKLNMLEGKKFAEFGQSIFNTIENFEKPVIAAVNGFALGGGCELALACHFRIASENAKFGQPEVNLGITPGYGGTQRLARLIGNGRAMEMILTGDMIDANEALRIGLVNKVFPAAELQAKVFEIAQKINSKGQHAIRFAIQAVNATDKMNLQDGLDFEAVLFAMCCGTEDFKEGTSAFLEKRKPAFKNK is encoded by the coding sequence ATGAGTTATAAAAATTTATTATTTGACATAAAAGATAAAACAGCTTTGGTTACAATAAATCGTCCGGATAAACTGAATGCATTAAATCATCAAACATTAACGGAGCTAAAAAATGTTTTTGAGAAATTAAGAAACAATGATGATGTTTATTCTGTGATTCTGACAGGAAGTGGAGAGAAAGCTTTTATTGCAGGAGCAGATATTTCGGAATTAAACAAACTGAACATGCTCGAAGGAAAAAAGTTTGCTGAGTTTGGTCAAAGTATTTTCAACACGATTGAAAATTTTGAAAAACCGGTAATCGCTGCTGTTAATGGATTTGCGCTTGGTGGAGGATGCGAACTTGCTTTGGCTTGTCATTTCAGAATTGCATCGGAAAATGCAAAGTTTGGTCAACCGGAAGTTAATCTTGGTATCACTCCAGGTTATGGCGGAACTCAAAGACTTGCTAGATTGATTGGAAATGGCAGAGCTATGGAAATGATTTTAACCGGCGATATGATTGATGCAAATGAAGCTTTAAGAATTGGCTTGGTGAATAAAGTTTTTCCTGCTGCAGAACTGCAGGCAAAAGTATTTGAGATTGCACAAAAAATTAATTCAAAAGGTCAGCATGCAATAAGATTTGCAATTCAGGCTGTTAATGCAACTGATAAAATGAATTTGCAGGATGGACTTGATTTTGAAGCAGTGCTTTTTGCTATGTGTTGTGGAACTGAAGATTTTAAAGAAGGAACTTCTGCTTTTTTGGAAAAAAGAAAACCTGCATTTAAGAACAAATAA
- a CDS encoding DUF2231 domain-containing protein, giving the protein MDFLAELHHKIIHFPIALLFIYPFIEFVSMFYKKDFFSFSSLIVLIIGVITSLVAVLTGNQALNSIDKMNPELYQLADTHYTYANIVVWLFTVLLFSRIYLQIKKQYEGMWKIILLLLAFAGCYFIYQTGEYGGKTAHTRISTMIKKSE; this is encoded by the coding sequence ATGGATTTTTTAGCAGAACTTCATCATAAGATAATTCATTTTCCGATTGCACTGCTTTTCATTTATCCATTCATAGAATTTGTCTCGATGTTCTATAAGAAAGATTTCTTTTCGTTCAGTTCATTAATTGTTCTGATCATTGGTGTAATAACTTCTCTTGTTGCTGTGCTTACTGGCAATCAAGCGCTGAATTCGATTGATAAGATGAATCCGGAATTGTATCAGTTAGCAGATACCCATTATACTTATGCGAATATCGTCGTGTGGCTTTTTACAGTGCTTTTGTTTTCAAGAATTTATTTGCAGATAAAAAAACAATACGAAGGAATGTGGAAAATAATTTTACTCTTACTTGCGTTTGCAGGTTGTTATTTCATTTATCAGACTGGTGAATATGGAGGGAAAACCGCTCATACAAGAATCAGTACTATGATTAAAAAGAGTGAATAA